One Nostoc sp. UHCC 0302 DNA window includes the following coding sequences:
- a CDS encoding ATP-binding protein, giving the protein MNLGQPLGSVIQGSLTDGLEVRLHPDISVEDMRVGKFLVVQGMRSRFFCMLTDVALGAANARIIANPPSWEDTFLRDVLAGSGTYGTINLSPMLMFTPEVEESFSPTNGKSANPFVPSTTGLASFMPQTSTTMELLPVKTIPSHFSQVYEANEDDFRRVFGWEDDPQRRNFSIGKPLDMDVPVCIDLNRFVERSNGVFGKSGTGKSFLTRLLLAGVIRKNAAVNLIFDMHSEYGWEAVAEGKNVNTVKGLKQLFPGKVEVYTLDPESTKRRGVRDAQELFLSYEQIEVEDIKLCSRDLGLSDAAMDNANILFSEFNKSWIVQLLNMTNEEIEMFCDEKRGHKGSIMALQRKLLRMDSLKYMRAVCPQNYISKIVQSLEAGKNVVIEFGSQSNMLSYMLVTNMITRRIHEHYVKKADKFLQSKNPCDRPTPLMITIEEAHRFLDPAVVQSTIFGTIARELRKYFVTLLVVDQRPSGIDNEVMSQIGTRITALLNDEKDIDAIFTGVSGAGGLRSVLAKLDSKQQALILGHAVPMPVVVRTRPYDSTFYAEIGDTTWEEKPDAEVFAAAELAKADLGF; this is encoded by the coding sequence ATGAATTTAGGACAGCCATTAGGTTCAGTCATCCAAGGTTCTCTAACTGATGGGTTAGAAGTACGATTACACCCGGATATTTCTGTTGAAGATATGCGGGTGGGTAAGTTTCTTGTTGTACAAGGGATGCGATCGCGTTTTTTTTGTATGCTCACAGATGTGGCACTCGGAGCTGCTAACGCGCGAATCATTGCTAACCCTCCTAGTTGGGAAGACACTTTTTTACGAGATGTTTTAGCCGGAAGTGGTACATACGGCACTATCAACCTCTCACCGATGTTGATGTTCACTCCCGAAGTTGAGGAATCTTTCTCCCCAACAAATGGCAAATCTGCAAATCCCTTTGTACCATCGACGACTGGTTTGGCTTCATTTATGCCGCAAACTAGTACTACGATGGAATTGTTGCCTGTTAAAACTATTCCCAGCCACTTTAGTCAAGTTTACGAAGCTAATGAAGATGATTTTCGCCGCGTTTTTGGTTGGGAAGATGATCCTCAAAGGCGTAATTTTTCCATCGGTAAACCGTTGGATATGGATGTACCAGTTTGTATCGATTTAAACCGCTTTGTAGAACGTAGTAACGGCGTATTTGGTAAATCTGGTACTGGCAAATCCTTTCTCACCCGCTTACTGTTAGCTGGCGTCATCCGCAAGAATGCAGCAGTAAACTTGATTTTTGATATGCATTCTGAATATGGCTGGGAAGCGGTTGCAGAAGGTAAGAATGTAAATACTGTAAAAGGCTTAAAGCAATTATTTCCTGGTAAAGTCGAAGTTTACACCCTCGACCCCGAATCTACAAAACGTCGGGGTGTACGCGATGCACAAGAACTATTTCTTAGTTATGAGCAAATTGAAGTTGAAGATATTAAGTTATGTAGCCGTGACTTAGGACTCTCGGATGCAGCTATGGATAACGCCAATATTCTTTTTAGCGAGTTTAACAAGTCTTGGATTGTCCAGTTGCTGAATATGACTAATGAAGAAATCGAGATGTTCTGCGACGAGAAGCGGGGACACAAAGGCTCAATCATGGCATTGCAGCGCAAACTCTTGCGGATGGACAGTTTGAAGTATATGCGGGCAGTTTGTCCCCAAAATTACATTAGTAAAATTGTGCAGTCTCTGGAAGCTGGGAAGAATGTTGTGATAGAATTTGGTTCCCAGTCCAATATGCTCTCTTATATGTTGGTGACCAATATGATCACCAGACGTATTCACGAGCATTACGTCAAAAAAGCCGATAAATTCCTGCAAAGCAAAAATCCTTGCGATCGCCCGACGCCATTGATGATTACTATTGAAGAAGCACACCGTTTCCTTGACCCAGCAGTGGTACAAAGTACAATCTTTGGGACTATTGCCAGGGAATTGCGAAAATATTTTGTAACTCTTTTGGTAGTTGATCAACGTCCATCGGGGATAGATAATGAAGTTATGTCCCAGATAGGAACTCGCATCACCGCTTTGCTCAACGATGAAAAAGACATCGACGCAATTTTTACAGGTGTTTCTGGTGCTGGTGGGCTGCGTTCAGTGTTGGCAAAGTTAGACTCTAAGCAGCAAGCTTTAATTTTAGGTCACGCCGTTCCTATGCCCGTAGTAGTGCGTACCCGTCCTTACGACTCCACTTTTTATGCCGAGATTGGGGATACAACTTGGGAAGAAAAGCCAGATGCAGAAGTATTTGCCGCTGCTGAACTAGCTAAAGCCGACCTCGGTTTCTAA